The genomic DNA TGGGACCGCTCTACGTCTCCGTTCTGGGGATGCTGGGCATGGAATACGGACTGCTGATGTATCGATCGATCGAGTCGCTGAAGCAGTTTCGGCAGCGGGTACTTGCCGCAGGAGATTCGCCCGAAGGATTAGAGGAAGCGTTTCTGGAGCAGGACTGTCTGTTTGTCACCTTTGAGCAGGACGGCGAGCTGCGTTCCGAAGATGAATCCACTGCCGTCAGCGCCTTCTATGCAGAAGCGGGAGTGCTTCCCACCTTTGGCAATCTGCATCCGCTGGAAGGAATGCGCCCCATTTTGCACGAAGAGGAAGCCACTACCGTTCTGCTGGCGCTGAAGGCACTGCACAAATTCTTCCAAAAATCCCTCCAGCGACTAGAGCAGGAAGACTTTCCCGCAATTTCTGGCTCCTACCGCATCCCCGACCCCAACGATGCCAGCCGCAAGCTCTCCATCAAGGTTGCTACAATGCCCGCTCTGGCGGACGAACTATCGGAAATGACGATCGCCGCTGGATTCCCGGACGAAGACTTTCCCTTTAGCGCCCCACCGCTGCTCAACAACCATCTCGTGCCCACAGATTCCTTCTACAGTCTGGGCGCAATGTCCTGGGACATCCTGGAATTTCTGCGGCGCAGTGTCAAGTTTCATCAGCCCGCTGGAGCAGAGTTTCCCGCAGAAGGGGATGGCTTTCCGGTAATTCTCATTCAGACCTCCCGCCCTAAAGCAACGGAACTGATTGAAGCGCTCAAAGCCGCAGGCGGACTGAAGGCTATCTGCTTTAACCCCGGTGAAGATCCTTTTTCTGAAGATCGGTATGATCTGGGCGTACTGCAAACCGAGGATGGTGAACTGCATCTGTTTGGTGAATTCCAGGAAGATGACGAGGTTCACATTCAAGCCCGCAAAAAGTGGGATCAGCGATGCAAAAAAACGAAGGGCTACTGCGGCTTAATTATCGCCAGAGGACTGAAGGGCGCATCCAGCGGTAATCCTCAGTTCAATGACATGATGGCGCTATTTGAAACCCGCTATATCTCGGCGCAGGAGTTGGGGCTGGGGGAGTTGCAGCTGATTCCGTATTTGGAGTAGCTAGGAAGAAGCAGGGGAGCAGGGAGCAGGAGAGAGTTTTTAGGTTGGGCTTTCTGGTTATGGCTGGTGGTTTTTGGGAAAGCGATCAAAACTGGCTTTAGCATAAAGTGGTAAATAGGTTAATCCCGCTCCCATAGCCCGTTTTGACCCATTCACACTCTCTCTAAAGAACTATTACAGATCCTCACAAAATCGACAATGTGAAAAGGGTCGGATGATAGGATGCGTGAAAAATGTTCAGAGAAACGTTCATGACAGAAACTCTTACTGGACAAACTCCTATCTTTGGCGGCAGCACGGGCGGACTGCTTACGGCTGCGTTTGAAGAAGAAAGATACGCCATCACCTGGACTAGCCCCCAGGAACAGGTGTTTGAGATGCCCACTGGTGGGGCTGCGATCATGCGGCAGGGCGATAACCTGCTGTACTTTGCCCGTAAAGAGCAATGTCTCGCACTGGGCGCGCAGTTCCGCACGAAGTTCAAGCCCAAAATCGAAAACTTCAAAATCTACCGGATTTATGCCAACGGCGAGATCCAGTATCTGCACCCCGCAGATGGAGTTTTCCCTGAGAAAGTGAACCAGGGTCGGACTTACTTTGGTAAGAACGATCGCAGCATCGGGCAAAATCCTGAGCCTGCTTCAATCAAGTTCACGGGCAGAAACACCTACGACTAATTGGTCACAACCAGCTCGTAGCATCGCATTCATCATTAAGACATCATGATTGGAGAGCAGACCTTTCTGCTCTTTTTTTGTGTCTTTTTTTATTGACTGTTTCTCTTTGTTCCTAAATGGAAAGTTTCTATTGAGAAATCTCCTGAACGGTCAGCCAGCGATGCAAGATTGAGAGCACGATCGCCAACATCAGAATTAAAACCGGGATGCTCTCCAGTCCCGTGCGGTTTGCGATCCAGCCGATCGTCGTTGGAATAATCGCAGCCCCCAGACTGGCAACACTGGTCACAAACCCGATCGCGGCAGGCACAACTGTCGTAGGCACCCGATGAGGCATGAGCCAGATCGTTGTGGGAAAAATTGCCGCGATCGCAAACCCCATCAGCGGTAAACTCAGCCATTGTCCGGGCAGCAGCCACCAAGTCACCAAGCTAGCGGCAAGCATTGCCAGAGAAGCATTCACCAGACGAGCAGCCCCTAATCGGTTGACCCAAAAACCCAGCATCACTCGACCGATCGTGAAGCCAAACCACATGGCGCTGATGCTGTATCCTGCTGTCGCTGCCGGAATGCCTCGGCTGACCTGCTGCACAGTGTATGCCCAATTCCCCAGGGAAGCTTCTACGCCAACTGCAACCAGCAAAAAAAGTCCCGAAACCAGGACGATCGGTGTTTTGAGCGCAAATTGAACATTGGCAAGGGCATGGGTTTGGGAGGCTGCGGTTCGCACCATCATTGGCGGGTAGCGGGTTATGATGATCCACCCCACTGCGACAATCAGCAGCGCCACGAGGCTGGCAATCACAAAGTACACCTGTTGCCAGTGCAGTCCGGCCACAAGCAGCGTGGTTGCGATCGTCGGTCCCAGTAATGCTCCAATGCCGTAAAAGGCGTGCAGCAACCCAATCCATTTTGGCTCTTGCTGGTTGCTCACGATATAGGTATTGATCCCCGCATCAATTAAGCCAATGCCCAGACCCAGGAGCATTCCCACGGCGACCATGACAAACCAGGCAGGGGCGAGTCCATAGGTAATGAGCGCAGCGGTGAGCGTCAGGGCTGCAATCAGGAGCATGGGGGCGAGTCCCAAACGGCTACTAATCACGCTACTGCCTAACGCAGCAAGCACATAGCCTGTAATCTGGCTGACAAACAAGAGCGTAACGGTGGCAGGGGTGAGGCTAAACGTCTTCAGGATGGATGGTAGCAGCACCCCTAAGCCGCTTTCTGCAACGCCGATCGCAATGAAGGCATAGAAGGCGATCGCAATGCCAATCCAGGCGGGTGGCTGGGGACGGTGAGGAAAAGTCAAGGTTCGGCTCAGTACAGCGTTTGCACCAGTTTTTTGCGGTAGAGCGGCGTCAGGGGATGCTCATCGCCCATCAGTTCAAACACCATCAGCATTGCCTTTCTCGCGCCATCATTGCGGTATTTGCGGCTTTCCGCCACGATCGCCAAAAGTCCTTCTAGCGCAGCTTCGTTGTCTTCCTGCAATGCCTGATCGACTGCGGTGTAGAAAGCGCGATCGCGGTCGGTTTTGTCGGCGTCGGGGGTTTCCTGACCTTCCTGCTGAAGCTGCACCAGATCCCGCAGGGCTTTTGCCTGGGCGTAAAAGGGCTTTTCGTTTTCCTGAATGTTGCTCAGCAGTTTTTCGGCGGATTCAATCTTGCCCTGGCGCATCAAAAATCGGGCTGCTGCAATCACAAGTTTGCCGCTCTTGGGATATTTCTCAATCAAACGGGCAAACAGTCCCTTCGTTTCCTCGACTTCACCAGCTGCCATCGCCACACGGATCGCCTCCAGCCCACTATCCAGCTCCGACTTCAGGTTGAGGCTATCGAGCAACTGGCGCAGCTTGGGTTCTGGCAACACGCCCACAAAACCGGGATGGACTTCCCCCTGGCTAACGACCCGCACATCGGGCACGCCTTCGACGTGATACTGATTGGCAAGTTCAGGACTCTGATCAATATCCACCTTTGCCAGCACAAAGTCATACTCCTGCGCCAGCTTCTCCAGCATGGGTTTTAGCATCTGGCAGGGACCGCACCAAGTCGCGTAGAAATCAACCAGAACAGGTCGCTCGTAGGAAGCCTGTAGAACGTCGGTGTCGAAGTTAGTGGGGGTGATGTCGATGGAGGTGCCCATAGGGGTAGAGGGGTGGAGGGGGAGCGAGGGAGAAGGGGAGCGGGAGATAAGGTTGTATGGTGCGCGTCGGGAGCCGCGTGACGAACTTTCCTGGTTGTGTCCAGAACGATCGCTTGTATTTCTATTTTGACAAATCGCTAGTCGATCGATCGCTTTTGTGCCTTCACTTCTAGAAGAATAATTGGGAGCGTAAAAGCATTTTTCAGAAGCTTTAAACCGCTTCAAACCACAGAGGAATAAAACACGGAGGAATCAGAAAATCATCCTTACAGTTCTCCCTCTGCGATCGCGGGCGTCCTAACTTACGGGTCAAACTGCCGTTTATAGCAGCCTCCTGTTCAGCGGACTGGAACTCTTTGCGATCGGCGCTGGCATCACCTTCCTTATCAGACGAAGCATCCTCTACTCCGGAATGCGTTAAGTCATTTTTGGCTTTGCCGCCGCTGCCATTCCCTTTGGGGTCGGTCGTCTCATCGGCGCATCGATTCAGTCATTCTCCACTCCCGTATCCCAAATCACCACCCGATCGTCCCCACTTTATGGCACTCTGGACGTAGGCTCTGCCGCGCAATTGACATTAAAAGCTCTAATTAATTAAGTCAATAAGGTATGCAAACGCTTCCTAACCCGATCGCCTCCAATCCCCCCGCTTCGTCGATTTGTCTCTCTACAGACGGCACAATTCGGCGGCGCAAAACCCGTCCGGTTCCCGTGGGCAGCATCACGATCGGCGGCGGTCATCCGGTCGCAGTCCAGTCGATGATCAACGAGGACACTCTGGATGTTGAGGGATCGGTGGCGGCAATTCGGCGACTGCATGAGATCGGCTGTGAGATTGTGCGCGTGACCGTCCCCAGCATGGCGCACGCCAAGGCGATGGAGGAGATTCGCCAGCGGCTCTACGATACCTACAAGCCCGTTCCCCTCGTTGCCGATGTCCACCACAACGGACTGAAGATTGCCCTGGAAGCGGCAAAGCACGTCGATAATGTGCGGATCAATCCGGGTTTGTATGTGTTCGAGAAGCCCAGACTCGATCGCACCGAGTACACCCAGGCAGAGTTTGAGGCGATCGGCGAACAAATCCGCGAAACCCTCGAACCCCTGGTAATTAGCCTGCGAGAGCAGAATAAGTCCATGCGGATCGGTGTGAATCACGGTTCGCTGGCGGAACGGATGCTGTTTACCTACGGCGACACCCCAGAAGGCATGGTCGAGTCGGCGCTGGAGTTTATCCGTATCTGTGAATCGCTAGATTTCTACAACATTGAGCTATCCCTCAAAGCCTCCAAAGTGCCCGTCATGATTGCCGCCAATCGCCTGATGGTGCAGCGGATGGACGAACTGGGCATGGACTACCCGATTCACCTGGGTGTAACCGAAGCCGGAGACGGGGAATACGGTCGGATTAAATCCACTGCGGGCATCGGCACTCTGCTGGCAGAAGGCATTGGCGACACGATCCGCGTTTCCCTTACGGAAGCCCCCGAAAAGGAAATTCCCGTCTGTTATGGCATCCTTCAGGCATTGGGTCTGCGACGGACGATGGTGGAATACGTTGCCTGCCCCTCCTGTGGTCGCACCCTGTTTAACCTGGAAGAAGTGCTGCACAAAGTTCGGGAAGCCACCAAACACCTGACCGGACTGAATATTGCCGTGATGGGCTGCATCGTCAACGGTCCCGGCGAAATGGCAGACGCGGACTACGGCTACGTCGGTAAACAGGCGGGCTACATTGCCCTCTATCGCGGACGGGAAGAAATCAAGCGCGTCCCCGAAGATCAGGGCGTAGAGGAACTGATTAACCTGATCAAGGCTGATGGTTGCTGGGTCGATCCCTAGCTGAGAGAGGAATATCTTGTGGGGCGGGCACCTTGCCTGCCCATCAGAATTTCTGCTCCTCCAGGTGATTAAATCCCTCGTATCCCTCGTTCCAATGCTCTGCGTTGGAATGCTTCATTGGAGGCTCTGCCTCCCGCCTACAATCAGCCCGTATGCTTCGCAGTTCCCCGAAGGGGTAATCGCCCCCCTCATTCGGGAATCCCGATCGCCGCATTACAAAATTTTTACCCCTGCCGCCGATACCCTGTGCTAGATTGGGCGTACCCGCCTTACAGTCTATTCCCTTCGGTTCAAACCAGATATGTCAATTACAAAGCGTGGTCTCGTTCTTGGCGCAACGGCAGCCGCAGTGACGGCAGTGACGGTTACAGGTGCGGGGCTGCATCTGTCTCAGGGACAAGCCTTTTTCCAGGAAAGCCCTAAGGAACTGGTCGATGAAGTTTGGCAGCTGATCGATCGCAACTATGTGGACGGTACGTTTAACCAGGTGGACTGGCGAGCCGTGCGGCAGGAGTATCTGGGGCGGGCATACAGCAGTCGCGAAGAGGCATACACCGCCATCCGCGAAATGCTGAAGAAGCTGAACGATCCCTACACCCGCTTTATGGACCCGCAGGAGTTCCGCAACATGCAGATCGACACCTCCGGGGAACTAACCGGGGTGGGGATTCAGCTCTCGCAGGACGAGGAAACTAAGGAACTCATCGTCGTTTCGCCGATCGAAGATTCGCCTGCCTTTGAAGCCGGAATTATGGCGCGAGATGTGATCGTCAAGATCGACGATAAAAGCACAGAAGGCATGGACACCAACGCAGCGGTGAACCTGATCCGTGGACCCGTGGGAACCGAGGTCACGCTGACAATTCGTAGGGGCGACGAAGAAAAGGTCTACACGCTGAAGCGCGCTCGCATTGAGGTACACCCGGTTCGGGCAGAAGTGCGGGAAGAGAACGGCAAAAAGGTTGGCTATATCCGGCTGAATCAGTTTAGCGCCAACGCCGCAGAAGAAATGCAAGAGGCGATCGAGGATATGGAATCGAAGAAGGTAGACGGCTACGTGCTGGATCTGCGGATTAACCCAGGTGGCTTGCTCTACTCCAGTATCGATATTGCCCGGATGTGGATGGACGACGGCGTCATCGTTTCGACAGTCGATCGCCAGGGCATTGCGGAGCAGGAGCGGGCAAACGGCACTGCCATTACGGATAAGCCGCTGGTGGTTCTGGTGGACGGGGGTTCTGCAAGCGCCAGCGAAATTCTTTCCGGTGCGCTGCAAGACAATAAGCGGGCAGTTCTGGTGGGCAGCAAGACCTTTGGCAAGGGACTGGTGCAGTCGGTGCGCGGCTTGGGAGATGGTTCGGGTCTGGCGGTGACGGTTGCCAAATACCTCACGCCGAGCGGACGCGATATCAACCAGGCAGGCATCCAGCCCGACATTACGGTAGAACTGACCGACGAGCAGCGGGTTAAGCTATTCGGCGCAGACAATGAGATCGGCACCAATCGCGACCTGCAATACAGCCGTGCCCTCCAGGAACTCAACCAGAACATTGCAGAGTATCAGCAGGGCAATCCGCAAAATGCGGCTTCCGCAAAACCTTAGTTTGCTTTTAATCGTTTAATTTCATCAACAGTGCTTTAATCGATCGGGGGTTTTCCATCCCCGATTTTTTGTTTTTTAGGACACAAACCTGTCTACTGCCATTCCACCTGATAATCCTCTGCAAACTGCCGGAACGAAATGGGTTCCCGACCCAGCAATTGCCGCAAATCGTCCGTTATTTTTCCCGCCAAGCCAAATCGGGCGACGCTATAAATCCCAATCATGACGCGGATGAAGTCCTTCGGATAGCCCTGCGCTGCCATGTGGCGGGAAAACTCCCGAATTGAAGCGGCGCGGTAGGTAATCGATGTCTCCAAAACCTTGCTGAGAATAGCGGCAACTTCTGCATAGGTTAAAGCCTCGCTGCCCGTCAGGTCAAAAGCGCGATCGAGATAATTCTGCTCAGCAGATCGATCGACTGCCAAGACCTGTGCTGCCACTGCCGCAATATCGCGCACGTCAATAAAGCTGGTGCGTCCCTGTCCCGCAGGCAAAAGAATCTGATGGCGATCGCGAATGTCCGATCGATGGGTCGTGATCAAATTCTGCATAAAAAAGCTGGGTCGCAGAAAGGTATAGCGAAACCCAAGCTGACGGATATACTGCTCAATTTTGCGGTGAGGCGCTAGCGGATTAAACTGTACGCCCAACAGCGACAGAAACACCACATGACGCACACCAGACGATCGCGCTACCTGAAGCAGAGGCAACATATCCCGTTTAGGCTGACTTAACTGCGGAGGACGCACCAGCAGCAGCTTATCGACGTTTTGCAGAAAACTAAAGGTCTGGGGATTGAGAAAGTCAAAGGCGAAGACTTCTACGCCACTGGGAAAAGGGTTTGCCTGATCGGACGATCGAACTCCAGCGACGATCGTTCCGGGGGGAAGCTGCTGACTTAACAGGCGAATCGTTTCTGCCCCAACGTTTCCCGTTGCTGCGGTAATAAAAACCCGCGTCATTCTTATCTTCGCCTTTGATGAAGCCACTAATAACGCAAGTATCAAGGAAATATGGCATCAGAAAAGTCTGGCTCTGTGGGCGATAGAAGTTCATCACGATAGCTCTCAAATGTAGGAACATCAGGAATTCCCCTATAAGATAGGATGTCTTCTGACCACTGAGAGTTCGTGCTAGGCAGCATCTCAATTCCCCGACGCAAAATTTTCAGAATTAAAGCCTGAAGTGGAATATTGGCTTGCGCCGCCTGCTGTATGAGATTTTGTTCAAGATCTGGGGGTTAAGTCAATGGTGATTTGCACGACGCATTCTCCTAAAATCTAGTGTTTATCTAAAAAACTTCTCCTAACTAATTATTCAAACTTCACTAAGATGACGTGTTCTAAGATATTTTCAATCCAACTTCTGATCTTAAAAGCAGAATGCCTATATCTTCTTTGCTAAAACCTAATTCATGAAGCAGGAGTATTTCGACAAGAACCTTAAGCCTTTCAATATACAACCGGAAATCCTTCCCGTAGAAATCAATATCGCATTTACTTCCATGAGACAATTGGTTTCTTGTTTTTGTAACTCCATTAACAAATTTGTCTCTAAGCTGACCGTCTAGAAATGTGTTAAAGGAACCTTCCATTCTTTTAAGATACTTCAGTATCTCCTGAAAGCTTTTACTTTTTAACAGGCTCATCAACTTTGCACTCAAACTAAGGCTATTACTGTTCCTTAATTTGCTCCTCAGCCACCCTTTATATGTCTCTGGGGCGTCATTTACAATTAAATCTAGCATTCTCAAGTGTTCTTCTTCAGGACGTTCTATTTTTTTCAGCTCTATATTTATGTCAGTCTGAAAATATGACTCTAAAGCTTGGATTAAACTGAGAAATTCTTGTCTAGGGTAATACAAATGAGGATTCTCTAAAACTCCGAAATATAGCTCGTAAACGGTTCCCAAGCTTTCCGCTTTGCTAAACCAGTTTTTGATGAGGACATCAAACTTGTCAGAGATGTCGTGGAAGGTAAAAAACATATCTCCGTGAGACATACTTGAAGCAGAAACATTAGCAGATGAGTCTGAAGTTTTCCCTGCTATGTGAACAATTGATGTTAAATCATCTGTAACGTATCCATTCATAATCAAAGGGAAAACTGGTCTCGTAATACCCAACGTCAGGAAGTTCCGAACATAGGTCATAACCTTCCTATAATCGTTATAATGCTTCTCCTCTTCTGACTCTATTGTTAGAAATACTTTTCTGTCAATGGTTACGTTTTCAAAAAAATGATACTTCTTTTCACAACAAACTTCCACGGATAGCTTGTAATTACTATCAATATTTGCTTGAGCAATTTGGCTCCAACCTCTGTATGACAGTTGTTCTTCACCTTCCAAATATCTGAAGTTAAATGTAGTATCAGTATTAACCCATGAATTTGTTAATGAATAATGGATGGAAATGCTTTTAAATTTCACGTCCACATCAGAGTAGAAATGAACTCCTGAGAAAACTAAGTTTACATAATAAAGAGAAACTTCAACTCCTCCATGCCTTTTCTGCTTCTCCTTTAAGAAGCAATTGTATAGTGTAATCTCTCCTTCAAGGGTGGAACCAAGAATGAGTAACGGCTTATTTAATGTTTGAAAGTCTTGTAAAGTACTAAAATCACCAATAAGTTCTAAATCACAACCTTTAACAGGAGTGAAACTGCAAACTCCAGCTAACTTCTCACTAGGATTGTCAGGCAACCACCAGAATCCTTTGTAATGGAATTTTTCCATTCCTATCGGTATCGTAATAAAGGCTATTGTTGGAATCCTTAGAATTCAATTTTAAGCAATGCCCTAGCTAATGCTATTTAAGAGCTTAACTCGGCATCTTTTAGAGAAATCCCACGAATCGAGAGATCCAGTAGCTTGATCGGGTGGAACAGCGGCATCTTCTTACCCTGTAGCTCCAGATGCTTCAGAACTTGCAGCGAGCAGCCCGGATTAGAAGACGCAATCAGACTTGCTCCGGTATTGAGCAGATTTCTCACCTTTTGCTGACCCAGTTCTTCCGCCACCTCCGGCTGGAGCATATTGTAAACGCCCGCACTGCCGCAGCAAAGCACCGCATCCACAGGTTCTCTGAGCGTCACGCCAGGGATTTGGCGAAGCAACTGACGGGGCTGGAGGCTGATTTTTTGTCCGTGGAGCAGGTGACAGGCATCCTGATAGACGATCGCCAAAGGCTGATCTTGCAACGGCGACAGTTTAGCGGTTAAGCCGATCGCACACAGAAACTCCTGCACATCTTTGACTTTGGCGGAAAATGCTTCTGCTTTCTCGCGATAGTTCGGGTCGTCCTGGAGCAGGTGTCCGTATTCCTTCAGGGTGTGTCCGCATCCGGCGGCGTTGATGATAATCGCATCGACTCCCGTATCCTCGAAGCTGTCGATCATCTGACGGGCGAGTGCCTGGGCATCGGTTTCCTGTCCCTGGTGGTGGGGCAAGGCGGCGCAGCATCCCTGGGATTTGGGAATCACCACTTCGCAGCCGTTGGCACTGAGGACTCTGGCGGTGGCTTCGTTGACGTCGCTGAAGAACAATCGCTGAACGCAGCCGAGAATCATGCCCACCCGATACCGCTTTTCGCCCTGAGCCGGAACGATCGTCGGCAGATTGTCCTGAAACGATTTCACCGTGACTTCGGGCAGCAGAGTTTCCATCGCCGCCAGTCGGGGAGAGAACTTCTTGAGCAAACCCGTGGCGCGGACGAGCTGAGGCATTCCCAATTTCTGATAGACCATCAGGGGAGCCAGCAGCATTCGCAGCCGATCGGGGTGGGGAAACAGGGTGAAAATGAGCTGACGGAAAAGACGATCGCCCAAACTGCGAGAGTAGTTGCGCTCAATCTGGGGACGGGTAGCGGCGATGAGTTTGTCGTACTGTACGCCCGATGGACAGGTAGTGACGCAAGCCAAGCAGCCCAGGCAGGAGTCGAAGTGCTGCACGGTTGCCTCATTGAGGGGAGCCTGACCCTCGTTGATCGCATCCATCAGGTAAATGCGTCCGCGTGGCGAATCCATTTCCTTGCCGATCACGCGATAGCTGGGGCAGGTGGAGAGACAGAAGCCGCAGTGAACGCAGGAATCGATCAGTTTAGGGTCGGGCGGATGGTGCGCGTCAAACGTTTCGCCAGAGGGAGCCAGAGAAGACTCCGGGCTGTAGGAGGTATCGGGAATTCGATATTCTGTGGTCATTTGTTATTTCGTAGTCACTAATAGTGACATCTGAGGTGACAAACTAAATTCCGCCGACGAACCGACCGGGACTGAGCAGAGATTGGGGATCAAACTGTTGCTTGACACGGCGCATTAGATCCAGCGATGGACCAGAACTGCCCCAAACGTCAATCGCCTGCTTAATGGACAGAGGAGCCGCCTGCACTGAGAGGAACCCACCCTGCGCCTCACAGATCGATCGTAGTTTTAGGACATCTCCCGATGAGAGAGAGTCCGATCGCACAACGCCTAAACCGCTTCCCGCATGAATTTGAGTGATGAGGTCGGGCGCAATGTCGCTAAACTGGCTGAGCGTCTGGACTGCCTGAGCGGGTAATACTCCTATTTTGCAGGTTACGGTCGTTGGTTGGGGGGCAGCTTCAATTCTTTCTCGTAATTGATGCCATAGAGCGGTTTCATCATCGCCGGACTTGGAGATCGCCCTCAGTCCCAAATTCTCCACCATCGCCAAAAGCTGTCTCGTCTGTTCCGCAATGCTGACCTCGATCGTCTGAAAGCGGCTAATTAGCCCCACGCCTTCCCCCAGTCCCAGAGCTTGAACGGTTTGCGCGTCGATCAGATCAATCGCATGGGGAGTGAGACCAGAGGCGAGGAGGGCAGCAGTTGCCTGAGTAATTGCGCCAGAGTCTCCCGTCAGGACGATCGTTTGCGAAGCAGCAGGCAAGGGATAGATCCGAAAGGTAATCTGGCTGATAATGCCCAGCGTTCCGTAAGAGCCAGTTAACAACTTCATTAGGTCATAGCCTGCAACATTTTTCACGACTCGTCCGCCTGCTTTGGCAACTTCCCCGTCCGATCGCACAAAGGAAATCCCGATCACCATGTCCCGGACGCTGTTGTACCGCTGCCGCAGCGAACCTGTATCCCCCGTTGCCACAATGCCGCCGATCGTCGCCCGGTCTGAATAGGAAGGATCGATCGCCAAAAACTGAGACTCTTTGCCCAGAACTGCCTGAAGATCCGCTAATCGCATTCCTGCTTCTACCGTGACCGTTAGATCCCCCACCGCATGTTCAATCAGGCGATTCATCCGAGCCGTACTGATGACCAGATTAATTCGATCCGCCAGTCCGCCCCAGTGCAGCTTACTGCCGCTTCCGCAGGGCAACACCCGCCAGCGATTTTGAGCCGCGCAGGTCATCACTTCCGCAAGCTGCTCCTGGGTTTCCGGGTAGGCAATGCAGTCGATTTGCGTGTTTGGCGTCACTGCCTGGGCAATTTGCGATCGCAGCACCGGATCAGCCCCATCCCAGGACACCACACCCGCCGCACCAAGAATATTTTCAAGCGATTGCGAAATACTGGAGGCGATCGGACTCATAGCAGGCTCGCGTAGAAGATTTGCACAGTGGACTTTTTCCCACTCTATCAGGATGCGTGGATCAGAAAGAGATTAGGGCAGGAGGCGAATCCCGTGAAAATTCTCAGGCGATCAATCCCCGGTTCTGGCTACACTGCGGACGATTCTCGGAGGATGCACCAACCTATGCAGAAGTTTATGCCGGACAGCAGAACTCGCAATTCCATTAGCAATATTGAACGTCATCTGAAACACAAGCAGCCGCAGTCGTCGCTCAAGCCGCCCCTCAAGCCTTCCGGTGAACCCGCAGCTCAGACGATGAAACTGCCCCTCAGTCAGGCGATCGGGGAAACCTTTATCATTGCCTACCGGGAAAATACCGATCGATTGGAAACAGCTCTGACCGAATCCGGCTTTAACTGTACGGTGCTGCGGCAGGAGGATCACCCAACCTACGAAAACTGTGCGGCTATCTATCGCTGTATGCTAAACCATCAGCGT from Leptolyngbya ohadii IS1 includes the following:
- a CDS encoding DUF6930 domain-containing protein, whose product is MTALNPSTRRRLQQLRQIPSVWEGDRRLLMPEFAVGALEAAGRKPNQCVLWVDGSEGMVRGMEMVSGDVGHEAIVRTLLQAMEYPQGAALPARPQKIVVRDREIQFFLRGVLQDLDIAIEYAPELPIIDEIFEGLQSAIKPHPPQLPPEYEVDVLEATADIWNDAPWEVLDEEKILSVEITGADVGPLYVSVLGMLGMEYGLLMYRSIESLKQFRQRVLAAGDSPEGLEEAFLEQDCLFVTFEQDGELRSEDESTAVSAFYAEAGVLPTFGNLHPLEGMRPILHEEEATTVLLALKALHKFFQKSLQRLEQEDFPAISGSYRIPDPNDASRKLSIKVATMPALADELSEMTIAAGFPDEDFPFSAPPLLNNHLVPTDSFYSLGAMSWDILEFLRRSVKFHQPAGAEFPAEGDGFPVILIQTSRPKATELIEALKAAGGLKAICFNPGEDPFSEDRYDLGVLQTEDGELHLFGEFQEDDEVHIQARKKWDQRCKKTKGYCGLIIARGLKGASSGNPQFNDMMALFETRYISAQELGLGELQLIPYLE
- a CDS encoding photosystem I reaction center subunit II PsaD, which gives rise to MTETLTGQTPIFGGSTGGLLTAAFEEERYAITWTSPQEQVFEMPTGGAAIMRQGDNLLYFARKEQCLALGAQFRTKFKPKIENFKIYRIYANGEIQYLHPADGVFPEKVNQGRTYFGKNDRSIGQNPEPASIKFTGRNTYD
- a CDS encoding MFS transporter, with translation MTFPHRPQPPAWIGIAIAFYAFIAIGVAESGLGVLLPSILKTFSLTPATVTLLFVSQITGYVLAALGSSVISSRLGLAPMLLIAALTLTAALITYGLAPAWFVMVAVGMLLGLGIGLIDAGINTYIVSNQQEPKWIGLLHAFYGIGALLGPTIATTLLVAGLHWQQVYFVIASLVALLIVAVGWIIITRYPPMMVRTAASQTHALANVQFALKTPIVLVSGLFLLVAVGVEASLGNWAYTVQQVSRGIPAATAGYSISAMWFGFTIGRVMLGFWVNRLGAARLVNASLAMLAASLVTWWLLPGQWLSLPLMGFAIAAIFPTTIWLMPHRVPTTVVPAAIGFVTSVASLGAAIIPTTIGWIANRTGLESIPVLILMLAIVLSILHRWLTVQEISQ
- a CDS encoding tetratricopeptide repeat protein → MGTSIDITPTNFDTDVLQASYERPVLVDFYATWCGPCQMLKPMLEKLAQEYDFVLAKVDIDQSPELANQYHVEGVPDVRVVSQGEVHPGFVGVLPEPKLRQLLDSLNLKSELDSGLEAIRVAMAAGEVEETKGLFARLIEKYPKSGKLVIAAARFLMRQGKIESAEKLLSNIQENEKPFYAQAKALRDLVQLQQEGQETPDADKTDRDRAFYTAVDQALQEDNEAALEGLLAIVAESRKYRNDGARKAMLMVFELMGDEHPLTPLYRKKLVQTLY
- the ispG gene encoding (E)-4-hydroxy-3-methylbut-2-enyl-diphosphate synthase, with amino-acid sequence MQTLPNPIASNPPASSICLSTDGTIRRRKTRPVPVGSITIGGGHPVAVQSMINEDTLDVEGSVAAIRRLHEIGCEIVRVTVPSMAHAKAMEEIRQRLYDTYKPVPLVADVHHNGLKIALEAAKHVDNVRINPGLYVFEKPRLDRTEYTQAEFEAIGEQIRETLEPLVISLREQNKSMRIGVNHGSLAERMLFTYGDTPEGMVESALEFIRICESLDFYNIELSLKASKVPVMIAANRLMVQRMDELGMDYPIHLGVTEAGDGEYGRIKSTAGIGTLLAEGIGDTIRVSLTEAPEKEIPVCYGILQALGLRRTMVEYVACPSCGRTLFNLEEVLHKVREATKHLTGLNIAVMGCIVNGPGEMADADYGYVGKQAGYIALYRGREEIKRVPEDQGVEELINLIKADGCWVDP
- the ctpC gene encoding carboxyl-terminal processing protease CtpC, translated to MSITKRGLVLGATAAAVTAVTVTGAGLHLSQGQAFFQESPKELVDEVWQLIDRNYVDGTFNQVDWRAVRQEYLGRAYSSREEAYTAIREMLKKLNDPYTRFMDPQEFRNMQIDTSGELTGVGIQLSQDEETKELIVVSPIEDSPAFEAGIMARDVIVKIDDKSTEGMDTNAAVNLIRGPVGTEVTLTIRRGDEEKVYTLKRARIEVHPVRAEVREENGKKVGYIRLNQFSANAAEEMQEAIEDMESKKVDGYVLDLRINPGGLLYSSIDIARMWMDDGVIVSTVDRQGIAEQERANGTAITDKPLVVLVDGGSASASEILSGALQDNKRAVLVGSKTFGKGLVQSVRGLGDGSGLAVTVAKYLTPSGRDINQAGIQPDITVELTDEQRVKLFGADNEIGTNRDLQYSRALQELNQNIAEYQQGNPQNAASAKP